One window of Lemur catta isolate mLemCat1 chromosome 3, mLemCat1.pri, whole genome shotgun sequence genomic DNA carries:
- the RPL5 gene encoding 60S ribosomal protein L5 isoform X1 → MGFVKVVKNKAYFKRYQVKFRRRREGKTDYYARKRLVIQDKNKYNTPKYRMIVRVTNRDIICQIAYARIEGDMIVCAAYAHELPKYGVKVGLTNYAAAYCTGLLLARRLLNRFGMDKIYEGQVEVTGDEYNVESIDGQPGAFTCYLDAGLARTTTGNKVFGALKGAVDGGLSIPHSTKRFPGYDSESKEFNAEVHRKHIMGQNVADYMRYLMEEDEDAYKKQFSQYIKNNVTPDMMEEMYKKAHAAIRDNPVYEKKPKKEVKKKRWNRPKMSLAQKKDRVAQKKASFLRAQERAAES, encoded by the exons ATG gggtTTGTTAAAGTTGTTAAGAATAAGGCCTACTTTAAGAGATACCAAGTGAAGTTCAGAAGACGACGAG aggGTAAAACTGATTACTATGCTCGGAAACGCTTGGTGATACAGGATAAAAATAAGTACAACACACCCAAATACAGAATGATAGTTCGTGTAACTAACAGAGATATCATTTGTCAG ATTGCTTATGCCCGTATAGAAGGGGATATGATAGTCTGCGCAGCTTATGCACACGAACTACCAAAATATGGTGTGAAGGTTGGCCTGACAAATTATGCTGCAGCATATTGTACTGGCCTGCTGCTGGCCCGCAGG CTTCTCAATAGGTTTGGCATGGATAAGATCTATGAAGGCCAAGTGGAAGTAACAGGAGACGAATACAATGTGGAAAGCATTGACGGCCAGCCTGGTGCTTTTACGTGCTATTTGGATGCAGGCCTTGCCAGAACTACCACTGGCAATAAAGTTTTTGGGGCCCTGAAGGGAGCTGTGGATGGAGGCTTGTCCATCCCTCACAG taCCAAACGATTCCCTGGTTATGATTCTGAAAGCAAGGAATTTAATGCTGAAGTACATCGGAAGCACATCATGGGTCAGAATGTTGCAGATTATATGCGTTATCTAATGGAAGAAGATGAAGATGCTTACAAGAAACAGTTCTCTCAATACATAAAGAACAACGTTACTCCAGACATG ATGGAGGAGATGTATAAGAAAGCCCATGCTGCTATACGAGATAATCCAGTCTATGAGAAGAAGCCTAAGAAAGAAGTTAAGAAGAAGAG ATGGAACCGTCCCAAAATGTCCCTTGCCCAGAAGAAAGATCGGGTAGCTCAAAAGAAGGCAAGCTTCCTCAGAGCTCAGGAACGGGCTGCTGAAAGCTAA
- the RPL5 gene encoding 60S ribosomal protein L5 isoform X2, with protein MGFVKVVKNKAYFKRYQVKFRRRREGKTDYYARKRLVIQDKNKYNTPKYRMIVRVTNRDIICQIAYARIEGDMIVCAAYAHELPKYGVKVGLTNYAAAYCTGLLLARRLLNRFGMDKIYEGQVEVTGDEYNVESIDGQPGAFTCYLDAGLARTTTGNKVFGALKGAVDGGLSIPHSTKRFPGYDSESKEFNAEVHRKHIMGQNVADYMRYLMEEDEDAYKKQFSQYIKNNVTPDMEEMYKKAHAAIRDNPVYEKKPKKEVKKKRWNRPKMSLAQKKDRVAQKKASFLRAQERAAES; from the exons ATG gggtTTGTTAAAGTTGTTAAGAATAAGGCCTACTTTAAGAGATACCAAGTGAAGTTCAGAAGACGACGAG aggGTAAAACTGATTACTATGCTCGGAAACGCTTGGTGATACAGGATAAAAATAAGTACAACACACCCAAATACAGAATGATAGTTCGTGTAACTAACAGAGATATCATTTGTCAG ATTGCTTATGCCCGTATAGAAGGGGATATGATAGTCTGCGCAGCTTATGCACACGAACTACCAAAATATGGTGTGAAGGTTGGCCTGACAAATTATGCTGCAGCATATTGTACTGGCCTGCTGCTGGCCCGCAGG CTTCTCAATAGGTTTGGCATGGATAAGATCTATGAAGGCCAAGTGGAAGTAACAGGAGACGAATACAATGTGGAAAGCATTGACGGCCAGCCTGGTGCTTTTACGTGCTATTTGGATGCAGGCCTTGCCAGAACTACCACTGGCAATAAAGTTTTTGGGGCCCTGAAGGGAGCTGTGGATGGAGGCTTGTCCATCCCTCACAG taCCAAACGATTCCCTGGTTATGATTCTGAAAGCAAGGAATTTAATGCTGAAGTACATCGGAAGCACATCATGGGTCAGAATGTTGCAGATTATATGCGTTATCTAATGGAAGAAGATGAAGATGCTTACAAGAAACAGTTCTCTCAATACATAAAGAACAACGTTACTCCAGACATG GAGGAGATGTATAAGAAAGCCCATGCTGCTATACGAGATAATCCAGTCTATGAGAAGAAGCCTAAGAAAGAAGTTAAGAAGAAGAG ATGGAACCGTCCCAAAATGTCCCTTGCCCAGAAGAAAGATCGGGTAGCTCAAAAGAAGGCAAGCTTCCTCAGAGCTCAGGAACGGGCTGCTGAAAGCTAA